One part of the Dermacentor andersoni chromosome 2, qqDerAnde1_hic_scaffold, whole genome shotgun sequence genome encodes these proteins:
- the LOC126541286 gene encoding leukocyte elastase inhibitor-like has protein sequence MDKRPSAGLIVTIFWLAAAPTAVVSAPDAVSRATNELGMVLYRKVAETDPKGSNIFLSPVSVAAILGMVQLGSRGRTRQQINVALAGGADSNRLARTSSGDNDDLAAGFGELFKDLNSEKGYELNMASAVFLAAGLPIFERYKRDLEKHFASGVYSANFADNAQEAADDVNAWVRDMTENRIPEIIERPLPPSAPMLVLNAVYFKGLWQHPFKPEDTVTGEFYNEGRSRAVPVPMMRQKGEFVYALSESLDAHILELPYVGDRVDLVLVLPRRRDGLAELERKFSLEAAREPLAAALPRKVDMWLPKFQLQQAYSLKGALQSLGVRDVFSSRDANLTGISLKRPLALDDVLHKALLDVDEKGTEAVAVSSGIIRHSKTPGGEVEFKADHPFLFFIEDVRTQTLLFLGRLQRV, from the coding sequence ATGGACAAGAGGCCTTCCGCAGGCTTGATCGTTACCATATTCTGGCTAGCCGCGGCTCCGACGgctgtcgtttcggcgcccgacgCTGTCAGCCGTGCCACCAACGAACTGGGAATGGTTCTCTACCGGAAAGTGGCCGAGACGGACCCTAAGGGCAGCAACATCTTCCTCTCGCCAGTCAGCGTGGCCGCCATTCTGGGCATGGTCCAGCTCGGCTCCAGGGGCCGCACGCGGCAACAGATCAACGTGGCACTTGCCGGAGGCGCCGACTCCAATCGGCTGGCTCGCACGAGCAGCGGCGACAACGATGACCTGGCTGCCGGATTCGGCGAACTGTTCAAGGACCTTAACTCGGAGAAGGGATACGAACTGAATATGGCCAGCGCAGTGTTCCTGGCCGCGGGCCTGCCCATCTTCGAGCGCTACAAGCGCGACCTGGAGAAGCATTTCGCCTCGGGCGTTTACTCGGCCAACTTCGCCGACAATGCACAGGAAGCCGCCGACGACGTCAACGCGTGGGTGCGCGACATGACCGAGAACCGCATTCCCGAAATAATCGAAAGGCCCCTGCCACCATCAGCGCCCATGCTGGTACTGAACGCCGTGTATTTCAAGGGCCTGTGGCAGCACCCGTTCAAGCCGGAGGACACCGTGACCGGCGAGTTCTACAACGAGGGCCGCTCTCGTGCTGTTCCCGTGCCGATGATGCGCCAGAAGGGCGAATTCGTATATGCGCTGAGCGAGTCCCTGGACGCGCACATCCTCGAGCTTCCGTACGTCGGCGACCGCGTTGATCTGGTCCTAGTGCTCCCGAGGCGCCGGGACGGACTCGCCGAGCTGGAGCGTAAGTTCAGTCTAGAAGCGGCGCGTGAGCCtctggccgcggcgttgccgcgtaAAGTGGACATGTGGCTCCCCAAGTTTCAGTTGCAACAGGCCTACAGTCTCAAGGGAGCGCTGCAGTCGCTCGGAGTGCGCGATGTCTTCAGCTCGCGGGACGCCAACTTGACGGGCATCTCGTTGAAGCGGCCGCTCGCCCTCGACGATGTTTTACACAAGGCCCTGCTCGACGTCGACGAGAAAGGCACCGAAGCCGTGGCGGTGTCGTCGGGCATCATTCGCCACTCCAAGACGCCCGGAGGCGAGGTCGAGTTCAAGGCCGACCatcctttccttttcttcatcGAGGACGTGAGAACCCAGACGCTGCTTTTCTTGGGACGCCTTCAGCGTGTGTGA